Genomic window (Syngnathus typhle isolate RoL2023-S1 ecotype Sweden linkage group LG19, RoL_Styp_1.0, whole genome shotgun sequence):
CTTGAAGGCGAGTGGCGTTCTCAATTTAAATGGACAAGCAAGCGTACGTATGTCGGTCTCAACAAATATGGTGGACGTACCATGGCCAGTTGGCGTCCGATGTTTCCCACGGTGACGCCGCCAGAAAAGAAAATACACGGCAGCCAGGAGCGCACGTACAAGAAGTCGGGAGACGTATACCTGCATCACACAATTCCAAACTTGCTGAAAGCCATTGACTTCTCATGACTGACAATTCTGGCTGTGCAGTTTCTACATTTCAACCTGTCTcgtgtcttcttcttctcctcctcctcctcctcacaaaTGTGAACATTTTTCGTACTGTCTCTTGTCACCGATGATGTTGCTATTTACGTTCACCTGGTGGTAAATgtgttttcttcttctcataAAGTTCAACTTGTGACGTGACGGTGCTCTTTTCTCAAGCATCTTTCGAATTCCGATGAGATTGTTTCCCTTCCTGCACTATCTGTGGCGTTCACCTGCGCGTTCTCTTCTGGCAAAATCCAAAGCTCTACTGTGTGTTTTCTGCTCAGAAATGACGATGTCACAATGTGCCTCCCGGTGCGTTTACGTACTGATAGACGCCGTTGTAGACCAGCAGCTGAGTAAAAACGGTGGCGAGGAAGGCGGTGGTGACGCCCAAGCCGAAGCCGCTACGCGAGCGGTCAAAGGTCCACCACAAGCCCAGCGACAGAGCGGCCAGGGTGAGCGACAGCTGCACACTGTTGTCAATGTCCAGTTTCTGTTTCAAGTGCCAAGTTAGGGACAAGTTGATCCTCAACTATTTGGACACTTACGGCGACTGTAGGACATTCCGGTTGATTGGCAGTTATTGTAAGGATACAACGCTGGCGTGGTTGATGCCCACAAAGACGGCGATGCACCTCATGACGCTCGCCCATTCTCGCTTGAACTTGTGCGGTTCGCCAAGATGGCTGTCCAGGCACGGGTACAGCAGGCCCACCACCGCTGCCGGCCGGCGAGGAGAgacaagaaaagacaaaaaaaaaagtactgttaTTTGGCTGAGGGTGCACACATGAAAGGAGGAAATACATTCATGCTTTTTAAAAAGCTTCATGTTAGTATAGTTTGACAAAAGGGAAGCAATTAATAAAAATCTCTTGAATAGACATGTTTAAATAGGGACTTAAAACAGATCcactaattgttgttgtttttcaacgCGTTCAAATGTTCTCGTCTTGTCCCATCCCACTTGCCGTCACGTCTCCTTCAAACAAAGCCTTTCCTCTCAAAGCCCCGCCCCTCCAGTCACCCGTTATGACTCAGACCAATGAAAGCGCGGCTCCTCTCGCCTCGCATCCTGCTCTTGGCAGCCAATGGGAGCGCGCGCGAGGATATCTGAAGCAGCACAAACTTGGCTCCATTGAACCCTTTACTTCACGTGTGTCATAAACATGATAGAAGCCCACCATAATaaaccaccgccgccgccgccgccgcagggaCAAGTGATATCATAGCCAACGAATGAATCATTCCCATACGATTGCCCCCACCCCACGCACACTGTTGAATAATGGCCCACTTACATGTAAAACAACACTTCAAGCAAGCGAGCTAGCCAGCCAGGTGATTGGAATGTGCAGTTGTTTTCGGTGGCGCTCACCTGCCCCAGTGCCGCAGCACGGCGGGATCCACCAGGCGGACGAGAACAAGGTGCTCATCACCTCCTCCGGAAAGAGTGTGACGTTGCGCTGAATTTGCAGCAAGTTGAGCACCAGGGCGAGGATTACCCCCACGGCGAAAAGCACCAAGCCGCGACGGATCAAGTTGAATGTCCGGTGGCGGCGCAGCGAGCTGTAGGCGCTTCCCAGCACCGACGTGATGATGGACATCATTTCCTCGCCTTTGGACACCAACCAGTTGGTCGGCGGTGGCGGCGACGACGACGTAAGATTGCGTTCCAACTGCGGTGCACGGGAGCAGCTCCAATACTGCTCATCCAGGCCGGACATTTGGCACTAAAAAAAAGGTTAGAAAAAAGCCGTGACGTCACCGTCTCTACTTtacctctcgctcgctctctctcgcttgcTCGCTCCAATCTCCCACTCGCCAGATGGTGTAACCGGtcacttggctttttttttacgCCCCACCACTGCAGAGTGGCTTCTTCACATTATTATCAGCACGCTGGCAGGGAgaggagagaagagaagagcagagcagagcagagaagAGGGAGCTAAAAACCCGGCGCGGTCTAAATAGCTAAACAGCTTCTCTTTCGGACAGACAACACAACAACCAGACAGCTGGGTCGGGT
Coding sequences:
- the insig1 gene encoding insulin-induced gene 1 protein isoform X2, yielding MSGLDEQYWSCSRAPQLERNLTSSSPPPPTNWLVSKGEEMMSIITSVLGSAYSSLRRHRTFNLIRRGLVLFAVGVILALVLNLLQIQRNVTLFPEEVMSTLFSSAWWIPPCCGTGAAVVGLLYPCLDSHLGEPHKFKREWASVMRCIAVFVGINHASVKLDIDNSVQLSLTLAALSLGLWWTFDRSRSGFGLGVTTAFLATVFTQLLVYNGVYQLVLRSRTATEGNGPRPVATPAGQCLPFFLF
- the insig1 gene encoding insulin-induced gene 1 protein isoform X1, with product MSGLDEQYWSCSRAPQLERNLTSSSPPPPTNWLVSKGEEMMSIITSVLGSAYSSLRRHRTFNLIRRGLVLFAVGVILALVLNLLQIQRNVTLFPEEVMSTLFSSAWWIPPCCGTGAAVVGLLYPCLDSHLGEPHKFKREWASVMRCIAVFVGINHASVKLDIDNSVQLSLTLAALSLGLWWTFDRSRSGFGLGVTTAFLATVFTQLLVYNGVYQYTSPDFLYVRSWLPCIFFSGGVTVGNIGRQLAMASVEKPHSD